The Stigmatella aurantiaca DW4/3-1 genome contains the following window.
TGGAGCCGCTTTGATCGATGCACAGCACCACGTCTCTCAAGCTCGAGCGCTTGCGCCCATGGCCCACCAGCTTCTCCACCACCACGGATTGGCGCTCCGGCAGGTAGTTGCCCAGGTTGGCCCGCAGCGTCCGGTTCCAGTCGATTTCCGCCGCTCGGGGCTTTCTTGTCCGGGAGGAGCGGGACAGCGCGCCCCGCACGGCCCGCTCGGTGGGGGCCCTCAGCCGCCGCTCCAGGTCTTCGACCACCTTGCGCACCACCTGACGCGCCGTCTCCTTTGTCTTCTGGGGGATGACCTTGCGCAGGGAGAGCAGCGTGGCCACCAGTGAGACATCGGGCTCCACGGCCGCCAGCAGCTCTGGTTGTAACAGCATGTCCGTGAGCCCCAAGCGCGTCATCGCGTCTCCTTGCATGACGCGCACGACGGAGGCGGGAAAGTATTCACGGATGTCCCCAAGCCAGCGGGCCACGTGGGGCGAGGAGCCTCCCAGGCCTGCCTTGCGCTCGGAGTCGTACAGCGCCGCGAGGGCCCGGTCCATGCGCAGCTCGGCCTCCCCGAGAGACACTTCCAGCGCCGCCTGGGCGGGCTCCCCAAGGACGAGCCTCCAGCGCTCCCATCGCTCTTCGTCAGACGGTTTCATCGAGCCGTACTCCCAGCAGCAAGGACAAGATGGGCAGGACCTTCGCCACGCGCTCCGGGTCCAGTGCCGCTGAGGCATCCGTCTCGTGGCTTGTGCGGGGGGAGGCAGACAGGTGACGGATGTGCTCCGCCATGGCCCGCCGCTCGGACACGCTGAAGCCGGAGAATGCACGCCGCACGAGGGGAAGTTGCTCGATGAAGGTGTCTCGCGCGAGGTTGGACAGCCACCCGTCGAGCGCTGACCACAGCTCACCGCGGTGCAGCAGCACCAGCGCACTCCCCGAGACGAGCCCCTCGAGCCAGGCGGCGGCCTCCGAGGGAGGCACGGCGGTGGACAAGGCCTTCCGGGCGAGCACCCCCAGTGCTTCGTCCTTCACCTGACCCAGCTCCACCCGCAGCCTCAGCGCCGCGCCTCGCACGAGCCCGTGCACGGCATCTCGCTGGGTGAGCCCCTCCAGGGCTTTCGACCAATCCTCCGCACGTGTTCCCCCCTCCAGGAGCGCCACCGCGGCATGCATGGCGCGAAGTTGCTCGCGCCGTTGGTGCGCGGCATCGTCATCCAGCGAGGTGCATGCGCCGGGCAGACCGATGAGGATGCGCTCGAAGAGTCCCTCGGCGATGGCGAGGATGGGGGCGGTGGGGGTCTGACGGACACTGCCGTAGCGGATGGCCTGCGCCAGCGCAGGGAAGGCCTCGAGCAGCTTGGGCACATCCGCCGAGCGGGTGGAGAGCGCTTGGACGTGGGTGAGCACGGTGCCGATGGCGCCGGAGAGTTCCGCGAGGAGGCTTGCTTCGAGCAGGGCCGTCAGGGTGCCGAGCTCGGTCGCCTCGGAGGCTCGCGCCACCACGCGGCCGACCGCCGCCGATTCCACCGTGTTGCCGAAGAGGCTCGCCTCGACGAGGTTCACGGCCAGCTCGGGCTCCCAGCGCAAGCGCCAGGTTTCCCGGAAGGTGCCGGCCGTGTTCCGCGTGTCCTCTTCGGGCGTGCCCCAGGCAATGTCGAGGAGGCGCAGCCGGTGCAACAGTTGGCTCCGGTGTCGATCCAGGTCCTTGCGCAGGTCCAACTCCAGGAGCTTGCTCTCGGAGGAAGGCGGCAGGCGCAGGGACTTCTGCTGTGAGGCCAGGTCGCGCGCGAGCGGAACCGAGGGCACCTCGGGGGGAACCTCTCCCAGCCCCGTGCCTACCTCCAGCTTGTCGTGGATGAGGGCCAGCGCCGTCCCATCCCCTCCGCACAGCACGGCGAGCGCAGCATCCCGAAGCTCGCTCAACCCCACCGTGGACAGTCCACGCAGCGCCGCGAGTGCCTCCGCGAGCCGCACCGTTT
Protein-coding sequences here:
- a CDS encoding VWA domain-containing protein codes for the protein MKPSDEERWERWRLVLGEPAQAALEVSLGEAELRMDRALAALYDSERKAGLGGSSPHVARWLGDIREYFPASVVRVMQGDAMTRLGLTDMLLQPELLAAVEPDVSLVATLLSLRKVIPQKTKETARQVVRKVVEDLERRLRAPTERAVRGALSRSSRTRKPRAAEIDWNRTLRANLGNYLPERQSVVVEKLVGHGRKRSSLRDVVLCIDQSGSMAASVVYSSIFGAVLASLRAVSTRMVLFDTSVVDLSEQLSDPVDLLFGTQLGGGTDIDQALAYCQQLITRPAQTILVLITDLYEGGNAPRMLQRAASLVQSGVTVVCLLALSDQGAPSHDGHHAAQFAALGIPTFSCTPDLFPELMAAAIQRQDLRAWAARQELQLARPE
- a CDS encoding DUF5682 family protein → MSGKPGTEVHVLGVRHHGPGSARSVRAALEKLQPDTVLIEGPPEADALLPWVARAEMKPPVALLVYALEQPSQAVFYPFALFSPEWQAIQYALAHALPVRFIDLPQTHQLAPEFLLPKNPESPRVDPLGALARAAGYEDGELWWEHLIEQRRDAEGAFDAVREAMGALREEEGALPRREALREAFMRRSLRQAKKEGFQRIAVVCGAWHAPALERQPPAREDDELLRGLPKTKVAATWIPWTYDRLGWRSGYGAGVESPGWYAHLWLTPGKPAASWAARIAHLLRNEGLEASSANVIETVRLAEALAALRGLSTVGLSELRDAALAVLCGGDGTALALIHDKLEVGTGLGEVPPEVPSVPLARDLASQQKSLRLPPSSESKLLELDLRKDLDRHRSQLLHRLRLLDIAWGTPEEDTRNTAGTFRETWRLRWEPELAVNLVEASLFGNTVESAAVGRVVARASEATELGTLTALLEASLLAELSGAIGTVLTHVQALSTRSADVPKLLEAFPALAQAIRYGSVRQTPTAPILAIAEGLFERILIGLPGACTSLDDDAAHQRREQLRAMHAAVALLEGGTRAEDWSKALEGLTQRDAVHGLVRGAALRLRVELGQVKDEALGVLARKALSTAVPPSEAAAWLEGLVSGSALVLLHRGELWSALDGWLSNLARDTFIEQLPLVRRAFSGFSVSERRAMAEHIRHLSASPRTSHETDASAALDPERVAKVLPILSLLLGVRLDETV